In Nitratireductor basaltis, the following are encoded in one genomic region:
- the yacG gene encoding DNA gyrase inhibitor YacG, with product MADTQKVTPLRPRRACPECGQPSARETYPFCSKRCKDVDLNRWLNGAYTIPGPTTDDADEQE from the coding sequence ATGGCTGATACTCAAAAAGTAACGCCACTGCGTCCGCGCCGCGCTTGCCCCGAATGCGGGCAGCCTTCGGCGCGTGAGACATATCCCTTCTGTTCAAAGCGCTGCAAGGATGTGGATCTCAATCGCTGGCTGAACGGCGCTTACACGATTCCGGGTCCCACCACCGACGATGCGGATGAGCAGGAGTGA
- the infA gene encoding translation initiation factor IF-1 — translation MPKEDILEFPGVVTELLPNAMFRVKLENEHEIIAHTAGRMRKNRIRVLTGDKVLVEMTPYDLTKGRITYRFK, via the coding sequence ATGCCGAAAGAAGACATTCTCGAATTTCCCGGTGTTGTCACCGAATTGCTGCCGAACGCCATGTTTCGCGTGAAGCTGGAAAACGAGCACGAGATCATTGCACATACTGCCGGGCGCATGCGCAAGAACCGCATTCGCGTACTGACCGGTGACAAGGTGCTTGTGGAAATGACGCCATACGACCTCACCAAGGGTCGCATCACCTATCGTTTCAAGTAG
- a CDS encoding UPF0262 family protein, whose protein sequence is MGENASDTARLVDVELDETVGRAAPDIEHERAVAIFDLVEENSFQPVGDEGSGPYKLRISLVDARLVFAISRESGEDVVTHILSLTPFKKIVKDYFMICESYYEAIRSATPRQIEAIDMGRRGLHNEGSQLLKDRLDGKIEVDFDTARRLFTLVCVLHWRG, encoded by the coding sequence ATGGGCGAGAATGCATCCGATACCGCGCGTCTGGTCGATGTCGAACTAGATGAGACGGTCGGACGCGCTGCCCCTGACATCGAGCACGAACGCGCGGTCGCGATTTTCGACCTGGTGGAGGAGAACTCGTTCCAGCCGGTGGGCGATGAGGGATCCGGACCATACAAGCTGCGGATTTCTCTCGTGGATGCGCGGCTGGTCTTCGCCATCAGCCGCGAAAGCGGTGAGGATGTCGTCACTCATATTCTCTCGCTGACGCCATTCAAGAAGATCGTGAAGGACTATTTCATGATCTGCGAGAGCTATTACGAAGCAATCCGCTCCGCGACGCCGCGACAGATCGAGGCCATCGATATGGGACGACGGGGATTGCACAATGAAGGCTCCCAGCTTCTGAAAGACCGCCTCGACGGAAAGATCGAGGTGGATTTCGACACCGCCCGCCGTCTCTTCACGCTTGTCTGCGTTCTACACTGGCGAGGCTAG
- a CDS encoding DUF2948 family protein: protein MESLKLIALDEEDLSVISAHVQDAVLKVSDIRFLKKEKRFALQMNRFVWEKEKPGLFRRTPHERRLSFLHFDRVLAVRAFGISQAKSEDVLSLLTIGFAEDEAPAGTIELIFSGDAAIQLDVECVEARLADSAAAWSTQSRPNHGA from the coding sequence ATGGAATCATTGAAACTGATCGCGCTTGATGAAGAGGATCTTTCGGTGATTTCAGCCCATGTGCAGGATGCGGTCCTGAAGGTCAGCGATATCCGCTTCCTGAAAAAGGAAAAACGGTTCGCGCTGCAGATGAACCGCTTTGTCTGGGAAAAGGAAAAGCCCGGTCTCTTCCGCCGCACACCGCATGAAAGACGCCTCTCCTTCCTGCATTTCGACCGGGTTCTGGCCGTGCGTGCCTTTGGCATCTCGCAGGCGAAATCCGAGGACGTTCTGTCGCTACTGACGATCGGCTTTGCCGAAGACGAAGCGCCAGCCGGCACAATAGAGCTGATCTTCTCCGGCGATGCGGCCATCCAGCTTGATGTGGAATGTGTCGAGGCACGGCTTGCCGACAGTGCAGCGGCATGGTCCACCCAATCGCGCCCGAACCACGGAGCGTGA
- a CDS encoding low molecular weight phosphatase family protein, whose protein sequence is MTVEEDAGDKKDSGGTTAREPAPSSPPRLPGSILFLCSMNSIRSPMAEVIARKLLPPSVYIASAGVRPGARDPFVDAVLDEVGLTLGSHQPHSMDELEDDYFDLIVTLAPEAHHQALELTRSHSVEVEYWPTLDPSVVDGRREQILAAYRDVRESLAERISRRFGTALPPAS, encoded by the coding sequence ATGACCGTGGAGGAGGACGCGGGCGACAAGAAGGATTCCGGGGGGACTACCGCGCGAGAACCGGCACCCTCATCGCCGCCACGCCTGCCCGGCTCCATCCTGTTTCTGTGCAGCATGAACAGTATCCGCTCGCCCATGGCGGAAGTGATCGCGCGCAAGCTGCTTCCGCCAAGTGTCTATATCGCCTCTGCCGGAGTGCGGCCCGGCGCGCGTGATCCCTTCGTGGATGCGGTACTGGACGAAGTGGGCCTGACGCTTGGCAGCCACCAGCCGCACTCGATGGACGAACTTGAAGACGATTATTTCGACCTCATCGTCACCCTGGCACCGGAAGCCCATCATCAGGCGCTTGAATTGACGCGCTCCCATTCGGTGGAGGTGGAGTATTGGCCGACCCTTGATCCCTCGGTGGTGGATGGCCGGCGTGAACAGATACTTGCGGCCTATCGGGATGTGCGCGAAAGCCTTGCCGAACGTATATCACGACGCTTCGGAACGGCTCTGCCGCCGGCTTCCTAA
- the murA gene encoding UDP-N-acetylglucosamine 1-carboxyvinyltransferase: MDRIRIRGGNTLNGTIPVSGAKNAALPLMIASLLTDDTLTLENVPHLADVEQLIRILGNHGTDYMVNGRRENQDKGYSRTIHFTARSIVDTTAPYELVSKMRASFWVIGPLLARMGEAKVSLPGGCAIGTRPVDLFIEGLRALGANIEIEGGYAHATAPKGLIGARYEFPKVSVGATHVLMMAAALAKGDTILENAAREPEVVNLAECLNAMGAKISGAGTSTITIEGVTSLSGARHRIIPDRIETGTYAMAVAMTGGDVLLEGARPDLLESALETLERTGTEITRTNTGIRVRRNGAGIQAVDVETDPFPGFPTDLQAQFMALMTKAKGQSRITETIFENRFMHVQELARLGARISLSGQTAIVEGVERLKGAPVMATDLRASVSLVIAGLVAEGETEVNRVYHLDRGFERLEEKLSGCGAEIERISG; encoded by the coding sequence ATGGATCGCATTCGCATAAGGGGGGGCAACACCCTTAATGGCACCATTCCGGTGTCCGGCGCGAAGAACGCGGCACTGCCGCTGATGATCGCATCGCTTTTGACCGACGACACGCTGACGCTTGAGAATGTGCCGCATCTGGCCGATGTCGAGCAGCTTATCCGCATTCTCGGCAATCACGGTACGGACTATATGGTCAATGGCCGCCGCGAGAACCAGGACAAGGGCTATTCGCGCACGATCCACTTCACCGCGCGCAGCATTGTCGACACGACCGCCCCTTATGAACTCGTCTCCAAGATGCGTGCGAGCTTCTGGGTGATCGGGCCGCTTCTGGCGCGTATGGGTGAAGCGAAGGTTTCGCTGCCGGGCGGTTGCGCCATCGGCACGCGTCCGGTTGATCTCTTCATCGAAGGGCTGAGGGCGCTCGGCGCGAATATCGAGATCGAGGGCGGCTATGCGCATGCCACCGCGCCGAAGGGGCTGATCGGCGCGCGTTACGAGTTCCCGAAGGTGTCGGTCGGCGCCACCCATGTGCTGATGATGGCCGCAGCTCTTGCCAAGGGCGACACCATTCTTGAGAACGCGGCACGCGAACCGGAAGTGGTGAACCTGGCCGAATGCCTGAATGCCATGGGTGCCAAGATTTCGGGTGCCGGTACATCCACCATCACGATTGAAGGTGTGACCTCGCTTTCGGGCGCGCGTCACCGCATCATTCCCGACCGCATCGAGACGGGCACCTATGCCATGGCTGTTGCCATGACGGGTGGTGACGTTCTTCTGGAAGGTGCACGTCCGGATCTGCTGGAATCCGCGCTTGAGACGCTGGAGCGCACGGGCACGGAGATCACCCGCACCAATACCGGCATTCGCGTGCGTCGCAATGGTGCGGGCATTCAGGCCGTTGATGTGGAGACGGACCCCTTCCCCGGTTTCCCGACCGATCTTCAGGCCCAGTTCATGGCGCTCATGACCAAGGCCAAGGGCCAGTCGCGCATTACCGAGACGATCTTCGAGAACCGCTTCATGCATGTGCAGGAGCTGGCGCGTCTTGGTGCGCGCATCTCGCTTTCGGGCCAGACGGCCATTGTCGAAGGTGTCGAGCGACTGAAGGGTGCACCCGTTATGGCAACGGATCTTCGCGCTTCGGTCTCTCTGGTGATTGCCGGCCTCGTTGCCGAGGGAGAAACCGAGGTCAATCGCGTCTATCACCTTGACCGAGGATTTGAACGCCTGGAAGAGAAGCTTTCAGGCTGTGGCGCCGAGATCGAGCGCATCAGCGGCTAG
- the hisD gene encoding histidinol dehydrogenase: MPIKLKTSDAGFEERFAAFLTTKREVSQEVDDTVREIIADVRRRGDEAVIELTRKFDRFDLDSSELRVTSEEIAQAYEKADPATVEALRLARERIEAHHRRQVPEDKRYSDKIGAELGWRWTAISAVGLYVPGGMASYPSSVLMNAVPARVAGVERIAMVVPTPDGALNPLVLVAADIAGVDEIYRIGGAQAVAALAYGTDTIAPVDKIVGPGNAYVAAAKRQVFGKVGIDMIAGPSEVLVVADANNNPDWIAADLLAQAEHDQAAQSILITDDEDFGASVEEAVDRQLSQLSREEIARPSWKDFGATILVNTIEEALPLIDRIAPEHLELALDDDAGEALLQRIQHAGAVFLGRHTPEVIGDYVGGSNHVLPTARSARFSSGLSVHDFVKRMSILKLGPDQLRELGPAAIAIAESEGLDGHARSVSIRLNL, encoded by the coding sequence ATGCCGATCAAACTGAAGACATCAGACGCGGGTTTCGAAGAGCGTTTCGCTGCGTTTTTGACCACCAAGCGCGAGGTCTCGCAGGAGGTGGATGACACGGTGCGCGAGATCATCGCCGATGTGCGCCGCCGCGGCGACGAGGCAGTTATCGAGCTGACGCGCAAGTTCGATCGTTTCGACCTTGATTCGTCGGAGTTGCGGGTCACCTCGGAAGAGATCGCGCAGGCTTATGAAAAGGCGGATCCCGCAACCGTCGAGGCCTTGAGGCTTGCGCGCGAGCGCATCGAGGCGCATCACCGCCGCCAGGTACCCGAAGACAAGCGCTATAGCGACAAGATCGGGGCCGAGCTCGGCTGGCGTTGGACCGCAATTTCCGCAGTCGGGCTTTACGTGCCGGGCGGCATGGCAAGCTATCCTTCTTCCGTACTGATGAATGCGGTGCCTGCGCGCGTTGCGGGTGTCGAGCGCATTGCGATGGTTGTTCCCACGCCCGATGGCGCGCTCAATCCGCTGGTGCTGGTTGCAGCCGACATTGCAGGCGTGGATGAAATCTACCGCATTGGCGGGGCGCAGGCCGTGGCCGCACTTGCCTATGGCACGGATACGATCGCGCCGGTGGACAAGATCGTGGGCCCGGGCAACGCCTATGTGGCTGCCGCAAAGCGACAGGTTTTCGGCAAGGTCGGCATCGACATGATTGCGGGGCCGTCGGAAGTTCTCGTCGTGGCTGATGCGAACAACAATCCGGACTGGATTGCTGCCGATCTTCTGGCGCAGGCCGAGCATGACCAGGCCGCGCAGTCGATCCTCATCACCGATGACGAAGACTTCGGGGCAAGCGTGGAAGAGGCGGTGGACCGCCAGCTCAGCCAACTGTCTCGTGAAGAGATCGCACGGCCAAGCTGGAAGGATTTTGGTGCCACGATCCTCGTGAACACGATCGAAGAAGCGCTTCCGCTCATTGATCGCATTGCGCCAGAGCATCTGGAACTGGCGCTTGATGACGATGCAGGTGAAGCGCTGCTTCAGCGCATCCAGCATGCGGGCGCGGTCTTCCTTGGTCGGCACACGCCGGAGGTCATCGGCGACTATGTGGGCGGCTCCAACCACGTGCTGCCCACCGCGCGCTCGGCGCGTTTCTCATCCGGGCTTTCGGTTCATGACTTCGTCAAGCGCATGTCGATCCTGAAGCTTGGGCCTGATCAGCTGCGCGAGCTTGGACCGGCTGCTATCGCCATCGCCGAATCCGAAGGGCTGGACGGCCATGCCCGTTCGGTGTCGATCCGCCTCAATCTGTAG
- a CDS encoding Maf-like protein encodes MSAKKKLVLASASPRRVELLQQAGIEPDRLLPANIDETPIKAEHPRSLAKRLSRAKAEKAMERLRKDGEAADSFLLAADTVVSVGRRILPKAETLDDASNCLRLLSGRSHRVFTGISVFTPEGKLRQRLVESRVRFKRLSRQELEHYLASGEWRGKAGGYAIQGIAGSFIVKLVGSYTNVVGLPLYETTALLGGEGFDVSPRWVQQADEDALPES; translated from the coding sequence ATGAGTGCCAAGAAGAAACTTGTTCTTGCTTCGGCTTCGCCGCGGCGCGTGGAACTGCTTCAGCAGGCCGGTATCGAACCCGACCGGCTGTTGCCTGCCAATATCGACGAGACACCGATCAAGGCCGAGCATCCACGCTCGCTTGCCAAAAGGCTGTCGCGTGCCAAGGCCGAGAAAGCCATGGAGCGGCTGCGCAAGGACGGCGAGGCAGCGGATTCGTTCCTGCTGGCAGCCGACACGGTCGTTTCGGTCGGGCGGCGCATCCTGCCGAAGGCGGAAACGCTGGACGATGCATCGAACTGCCTGCGGCTCTTGTCGGGCCGTTCTCATCGGGTGTTCACCGGCATCAGCGTCTTCACGCCCGAAGGCAAGCTGCGCCAGCGTCTGGTGGAAAGCCGTGTGCGCTTCAAGCGTCTCTCGCGGCAGGAGCTTGAGCATTATCTTGCAAGTGGCGAATGGCGCGGCAAGGCAGGCGGATATGCGATACAGGGCATTGCGGGAAGCTTCATCGTGAAGCTGGTCGGCTCCTATACGAATGTCGTCGGACTGCCGCTTTACGAGACGACCGCCCTGCTGGGCGGTGAAGGGTTCGACGTTTCGCCGCGCTGGGTGCAGCAGGCGGATGAAGACGCGCTACCGGAGAGCTGA